The Triticum aestivum cultivar Chinese Spring chromosome 5A, IWGSC CS RefSeq v2.1, whole genome shotgun sequence genomic sequence gtgaaaatcagcttagatgtgacataactatgtcacatctagatgtgtcctagacagacccatcTTCTATATCCTGCCAGTAGCTAGATGGTGATGTGTGGGTCATAATCGAATCATTGTTTGAATCTTCCAGGATGCCACGTTTGAGTTCGAGAGGAAGAGGAACAGGCCGGAGCGCTACGACCGTAACGTCACTGAGCAGACTCTGAAGGCCATCCCGCTTATCACGAAGATCAGACATGAACGGCAGAAGAAACACATTACAGAGAGGTCGGTTGCTGTACCTTGATTATTCATTTTCTGCTTATTCTGGGAGTGGTTTCTTCGTCTAACACACACTGTTTTTCTCCTATAACAGACAGAAGGCTGGTAAGAGCATGGTGCGAAAGAGCGACGCCAAGGAGCTGGATCAGGATATCggcatggttcccaagaaggagaCCGAGAACTATGTAGCCAAGCAGAAGGTTCTAGTTTCTCAGCTGAAGACCGAAGAGAATCTTATGGAAGAGTAATGGAACCAAACAGTTTTGTGTGTGGGCGCATGTGATCCTTTTCTATATATGGAGTACTTTGTGTTTCATCAGATTGTAGACGACAGTGAACATTTGTTTTCTACTTACTATGAGCAAGTTATGCATGTGATGTTATTGCGTGGACGATGCTCTCCTGCCGTTTAATAGTATCATGAAATTAACCAGTCATTGTTATTTTGTGTTCATTTTTGTTTAGTAGTTAACCAGTCATTGTTATTTTGTGTTCATTTTTGTTTAGTAGTGTGTGCACTGTACTTTCGGTACTTGTGGTTTTGAGCAAACCCTGGGTTTCTCTGAATGGTGGTTTGAAATCTTGGTTCAAAATTCTGTGGCTATCGCAGGTTTCAAGCATGGTGAGTGTAAGCATATTACCAGAGATATGCCTATAGGTGCAAATTGTAGGGTTGACAGTGATTGAGCATATCAGCAAGCACAGACGGGCATGTATTTGAGAGTTATCTTAAAACTACCACTCTGTATCTTCGAGTCATCTTCAGATTTTCTTGCTATTCCTTAGACCTTGAAACCATTCCTTCGGTTACATGCTGACTAGGCGATGTCCTACATTTTGTCCAATTTTGTTGGGAGGTTATCAATCCTTTTCCTTTGTTTCAGAAATATATATCATCAGTCCCTGGTAGATTGGCAGCTTTGGCACATTATCTTGCCTGGTATCCTGGTTGCTTCCCCAGTGAGCTTTTCACTTCAGTTCTCATTTCTCAGCTTCCTGAACGGCTGCACTTGTCTTTCTGTCATAATCAGTTTTTGCATTGTTGTAAGTTTGTGACTGTTTATACCCATCAGAAATATTATCATCAGTTCCTGATGATGATGCAAATACTATATTTAATCACATAAAGAAAGCAACAAAGGAGACAAGGGCCAACTGGGACGAAAATCCATCTCTGCAGCCGCGCTCACGAAAAAAAAATCAAGACATACactagatttttttttaaaaaaaatccaatttcTTTTTGTGCGTTACAAAATTTGATGCATGAGGTTCACTCCAattttcaaatcatacatctgaacagctctcggcaaaaaagacaaattgggggtCTGCAAAAAAGTTTGTTGTTCATGTActgatgtccaaatgatttgaaatggagcgggcctcacgcatcaaagtttctaccgcacaaaaaaatggttttctattttcttttgaattttttatgatttttttctaaccgggtgcagatgagcctaggCACCGAAACGCCGCATCCCAACTGGAAATATTACTGTGTACTTCTCAAACTGTACACACACTGCCATTGAGGATTTTATTGCCATTCATTTGTGGGCCTTTTGGACAAGGCCCAAGACGATGGGCCTGGGCCGCAGCAGCCCGCGCGACGCTCGCTCGCAGAAGGATCCTCTGTGTGTTGTATTCCCTCTCCCCCCaccaccggcgccgccgcccgaCTCCGCCGAGCTCATTTCCCTCACCCCCTATCTatcttcgtcgccgccgccggcgccgccgggaCGCCGTACCCCGCCTCCCTGGACCCGATAGCTCCTCGCGTCCACTTCGTTCGACGAGGTTGGTTGGTCGGGCCCGAGGGATCTCTCAGGGCTCCGTAGGGTTCGCGTTCTTCTTGCCGTTTTGTGCGCGGCCGCGGCGTCGGCTCTAACCTCGCTCCGGGATTTCTCGTTTGCAGGAAATTCTTTGGGTGACTGCAGGAGATGGCGGCGTTCCTGAGGTCAAAGTGCTCGTCAGGTATACAATTTTTTCTCACTCGCATCACACTTTTCATCCCATGTATGGATAAGTCCTTGGGCAGTGAGAATTTTTCTTTCTATGACCCCCACTCGAGAGGTAGCAGCAGTAAAAAAGAATCACCAGTTCATATGAAGGATGCATGTTTCACCCGCTGTCATGTTGAAACCCCTGTGCCTATCGTCTT encodes the following:
- the LOC123102119 gene encoding probable ribosome biogenesis protein RLP24, whose amino-acid sequence is MRLEKCWFCSSTVYPGHGIQFVRNDAKIFRFCRSKCHKNFKMKRNPRKVKWTKAYRRLRGKDMTQDATFEFERKRNRPERYDRNVTEQTLKAIPLITKIRHERQKKHITERQKAGKSMVRKSDAKELDQDIGMVPKKETENYVAKQKVLVSQLKTEENLMEE